One Allostreptomyces psammosilenae DNA segment encodes these proteins:
- a CDS encoding lipoate--protein ligase family protein, whose product MHGEYKVPGGKLVVVDLDADAGVLRNVRVGGDFFLEPDEALTAIDAALEGAPADTDAEGLAARVETALPPGTVMYGLTAEGVAVAVRRALAQATDWTDYDWQLVHTGPQSPALHMALDEVLTAEVAAGRRPPTLRVWEWASPAVIIGSFQSLANEVDQVGAERHGVTVVRRISGGGAMFVEPDSTITYSLSVPDALVKGLSFADSYAYLDDWVLAALGDMGIRAWYQPLNDIATEAGKVAGAAQKRMLGPGGKPGAVLHHVTMAYDIDADKMLEVLRIGKEKISDKGIRSAGKRVDALRRQTGLPREAVIDRMVGSFRDRYGLSTGRITDEEMARARELAATKFSSMEWLTRVP is encoded by the coding sequence GTGCACGGCGAGTACAAGGTGCCCGGCGGCAAACTGGTCGTGGTCGACCTCGACGCCGACGCCGGCGTGCTGCGGAACGTGCGGGTCGGCGGCGACTTCTTCCTGGAACCGGACGAGGCGCTCACCGCCATCGACGCCGCACTGGAAGGGGCCCCCGCCGACACCGATGCCGAAGGCCTGGCCGCCCGCGTCGAGACGGCCCTCCCACCCGGCACGGTGATGTACGGACTCACCGCCGAGGGCGTCGCCGTCGCGGTCCGCCGCGCCCTCGCCCAGGCCACGGACTGGACCGACTACGACTGGCAGCTCGTGCACACCGGGCCGCAGTCCCCGGCACTCCACATGGCCCTGGACGAGGTGCTCACCGCCGAGGTCGCCGCCGGCCGCCGCCCGCCCACGCTGCGGGTGTGGGAATGGGCGTCCCCCGCCGTGATCATCGGCAGTTTCCAGTCCCTGGCCAACGAGGTCGACCAGGTGGGCGCGGAACGCCACGGCGTCACCGTGGTACGCCGGATCTCCGGCGGCGGGGCCATGTTCGTGGAGCCGGACAGCACCATCACCTACTCACTGTCCGTCCCCGACGCCCTGGTCAAGGGGCTGTCCTTCGCCGACAGCTACGCCTACCTCGACGACTGGGTGCTCGCCGCCCTGGGCGACATGGGAATCCGCGCCTGGTACCAGCCCCTCAACGACATCGCCACCGAGGCCGGCAAGGTCGCGGGCGCCGCCCAGAAACGGATGCTCGGCCCCGGGGGAAAGCCCGGAGCCGTCCTCCACCACGTGACCATGGCCTATGACATCGACGCCGACAAAATGCTCGAAGTGCTGCGCATCGGAAAGGAGAAGATCTCCGACAAGGGCATCAGGAGCGCCGGAAAACGCGTCGACGCGCTGCGCCGGCAGACCGGCCTGCCCCGCGAAGCCGTCATCGACCGCATGGTCGGCTCCTTCCGCGACCGGTACGGCCTGAGCACCGGCCGGATCACCGACGAGGAGATGGCGAGGGCCCGCGAACTGGCCGCCACCAAGTTCAGCTCCATGGAATGGCTCACCCGAGTGCCCTGA
- the hrpA gene encoding ATP-dependent RNA helicase HrpA: MGTPPVTSPLADLRARLPELTLRDERRLRRRIDGLRRAGGDAETRRVALEQIAAEVETAERRVARRRAAVPTIRYPEALPVSARRDEILAAIRDHQVVIVAGETGSGKTTQLPKICLELGRGVRGMVGHTQPRRLAARTVAERVAEELGTPLGAAVGWKVRFTDKVGDDTLVKVMTDGILLAEIQRDRMLSQYDTLIIDEAHERSLNIDFILGYLKQLLPRRPELKVVITSATIDPGRFSRHFDDAPVIEVSGRTYPVEVRYRPLVEDADDAEEGDEGGRDQVQGICDAVDELIAEGPGDILVFLSGEREIRDAADALGRRNLRDTEILPLYARLSVAEQHRVFQPHTGRRVVLATNVAETSLTVPGIKYVVDPGTARISRYSHRTKVQRLPIEPISQASANQRKGRCGRTSDGICIRLYSEEDFLSRPEFTDAEILRTNLASVILQMTSLGLGDLAAFPFIDPPDRRNIRDGVQLLEELGALEVEGARGRGGDGGPNREDEGREGAGRAGRGEGRRLTPLGRKLAQLPVDPRLARMVLEADRNGCVSEAIVVAAALSIQDPRERPADKQQAAAEKHARFADETSDFLAYLNLWRYLRAKQRELSSSAFRRLCKAEFLNYLRVREWQDIVGQLRQMAASLGIAVPQDEPRRRPRGGGQGGGQVPAQSVDDPVVDGGTGPAPTGDGAGEGGDAQVDADRLHMSLLAGLLSHIGLRDPEKQEYLGARGARFAVFPGSGLFKKPPRWVMAAELVETSRLWGRIAAKIEPEWAEALAGHLVKRTYSEPHWEQKQAAVLAFERVTLYGVPIVAGRKVNYGRTDPELSRELFIRHALVEGDWRTHHRFFKENRELLEEVEDLERRARRRDILVDDETLFAFYDSRIPAEVVSGAHFDAWWKKERRSRPELLNFSASMLVSERAGDVSERDYPDEWVQGDLRLRLTYQFEPGADADGVTVHVPLPVLNQVSPEGFEWQIPGLREELVTALIKSLPKQVRRNFAPAPDHARAVLQRLRGSDEVGREPLLDVLGRELRRLRGVAVPREAWEWERVPDHLRMTFRVEGPNGRRLGEGKDLEELKRRLRGRTREEISAAAAAGGFEREGLREWTLGTLPRTFEQRRGAHAVRAFPALVDEGDSVAVRSFATEAEQREAMWRGTRRLLLLNCASPLKYVQDRLSNRDKLALGRSPHGSVAALLDDCVSAAVDRLMADAGGPAWDAEGFRALYDRVRADLADVVLDTVVKTHRILAAWHVVEQQLRSVRSPALLPSLADARAQVAELVFPGFVTATGWRRLPDVLRYLRGVERRLVKLPESPGRDLERTREVAQVREEYQRLLESLPPARREEPEVREIRWMIEELRVSFFAQGLGTAYPVSEKRIRRAMDRFAP; encoded by the coding sequence GCCGACCTGCGGGCCCGCCTGCCCGAACTCACCCTCCGCGACGAACGCCGCCTGCGGCGCCGCATCGACGGCCTCCGCCGGGCGGGTGGCGACGCCGAGACCCGTCGGGTCGCGTTGGAGCAGATCGCCGCCGAGGTCGAGACCGCCGAACGCCGGGTGGCGCGGCGGCGCGCCGCCGTCCCGACCATCCGCTATCCGGAGGCGCTGCCGGTCAGCGCGCGCCGGGACGAGATCCTGGCGGCGATCCGTGATCACCAGGTGGTGATCGTGGCCGGCGAGACGGGTTCCGGCAAGACGACCCAGCTGCCGAAGATCTGCCTGGAGCTGGGCCGGGGCGTGCGCGGGATGGTCGGCCACACCCAGCCGCGCCGGCTGGCCGCGCGCACGGTGGCGGAGCGGGTCGCCGAGGAGCTGGGGACGCCGCTCGGCGCGGCGGTCGGCTGGAAGGTGCGGTTCACCGACAAGGTGGGCGACGACACCCTGGTGAAGGTCATGACGGACGGCATCCTGCTGGCCGAGATCCAGCGGGACCGCATGCTCAGCCAGTACGACACGCTGATCATCGACGAGGCGCACGAGCGCAGCCTCAACATCGACTTCATCCTGGGCTACCTGAAACAGCTGCTGCCGCGCCGCCCGGAGCTGAAGGTGGTCATCACCTCGGCGACGATCGATCCCGGGCGGTTCTCCCGGCACTTCGACGACGCCCCGGTGATCGAGGTGTCCGGCCGGACGTACCCGGTGGAGGTGCGCTACCGGCCCCTGGTGGAGGACGCCGACGACGCCGAGGAGGGCGACGAGGGCGGCCGGGACCAGGTGCAGGGCATCTGCGACGCGGTGGACGAGCTGATCGCGGAGGGCCCGGGCGACATCCTGGTGTTCCTCAGCGGCGAGCGGGAGATCCGGGACGCGGCGGACGCGCTGGGCCGCCGCAACCTGCGCGACACCGAGATCCTGCCGCTGTACGCGCGGCTGTCGGTGGCGGAGCAGCACCGGGTGTTCCAGCCGCACACCGGCCGGCGGGTGGTGCTGGCGACCAACGTGGCCGAGACCTCGCTCACGGTGCCGGGCATCAAGTACGTGGTGGACCCGGGCACGGCCCGGATCTCCCGGTACAGCCACCGCACCAAGGTGCAGCGGCTGCCGATCGAGCCGATCTCGCAGGCGTCGGCGAACCAGCGCAAGGGCCGGTGCGGGCGCACCTCCGACGGCATCTGCATACGCCTGTACTCGGAGGAGGACTTCCTCTCCCGCCCCGAGTTCACCGACGCGGAGATCCTGCGGACCAACCTGGCCTCGGTGATCCTGCAGATGACCTCGCTGGGCCTGGGCGATCTGGCGGCGTTCCCGTTCATCGATCCCCCGGACCGCCGCAACATCCGGGACGGCGTTCAGCTGCTGGAGGAGTTGGGCGCCCTGGAGGTGGAGGGCGCGCGCGGTCGCGGCGGCGACGGCGGCCCGAACCGGGAGGACGAGGGCCGCGAGGGGGCGGGCCGGGCCGGGCGCGGCGAGGGGCGGCGGCTGACGCCGCTGGGCCGCAAGCTGGCGCAGCTCCCGGTGGATCCGCGGCTGGCCCGGATGGTGCTGGAGGCGGACCGCAACGGGTGCGTGTCCGAGGCGATCGTGGTGGCGGCCGCGCTGTCGATCCAGGATCCGCGGGAGCGTCCGGCGGACAAGCAGCAGGCGGCGGCGGAGAAGCACGCCCGGTTCGCGGACGAGACCTCGGACTTCCTGGCGTACTTGAACCTGTGGCGGTACCTGCGCGCGAAGCAGCGGGAGCTGTCCTCCTCGGCGTTCCGCCGGCTGTGCAAGGCGGAGTTCCTGAACTACCTGCGGGTCCGCGAGTGGCAGGACATCGTGGGGCAGCTGCGGCAGATGGCGGCCTCGCTGGGGATCGCGGTGCCGCAGGACGAGCCGCGGCGGCGTCCCCGGGGCGGCGGCCAGGGCGGGGGGCAGGTCCCGGCGCAGTCGGTGGACGACCCGGTGGTCGACGGGGGGACGGGCCCGGCGCCCACCGGGGACGGTGCCGGTGAGGGCGGGGACGCCCAGGTGGACGCGGACCGGCTGCACATGTCGCTGCTGGCCGGGCTGCTGTCGCACATCGGCCTGCGGGATCCGGAGAAGCAGGAGTACCTGGGGGCGCGCGGCGCGCGCTTCGCGGTCTTCCCGGGGTCGGGTCTGTTCAAGAAGCCGCCGCGGTGGGTGATGGCGGCGGAGCTGGTGGAGACGTCCCGGCTGTGGGGTCGGATCGCGGCCAAGATCGAGCCGGAGTGGGCGGAGGCGCTCGCCGGGCACCTGGTGAAGCGCACCTACAGCGAGCCGCACTGGGAGCAGAAGCAGGCTGCGGTGCTGGCCTTCGAGCGGGTGACGCTCTACGGGGTGCCGATCGTGGCGGGCCGGAAGGTCAACTACGGCCGCACCGATCCGGAGCTGAGCCGGGAGCTGTTCATCCGGCACGCCCTGGTGGAGGGGGACTGGCGCACCCACCACCGGTTCTTCAAGGAGAACCGGGAGCTGCTGGAGGAGGTCGAGGACCTGGAGCGCCGCGCGCGGCGGCGCGACATCCTGGTGGACGACGAGACGCTGTTCGCCTTCTACGACAGCCGCATCCCGGCGGAGGTGGTCTCCGGCGCGCACTTCGACGCGTGGTGGAAGAAGGAGCGCCGCAGCCGTCCGGAGCTGCTGAACTTCTCCGCGTCGATGTTGGTCAGCGAGCGTGCCGGGGACGTCAGCGAGCGGGACTACCCGGACGAGTGGGTGCAGGGCGATCTGCGGCTGCGGCTGACCTACCAGTTCGAGCCGGGCGCGGACGCCGACGGCGTGACGGTGCACGTGCCGCTGCCGGTGCTCAACCAGGTGTCGCCGGAGGGCTTCGAGTGGCAGATCCCGGGTCTGCGCGAGGAGCTGGTCACGGCGCTGATCAAGTCGCTGCCCAAGCAGGTGCGCCGGAACTTCGCGCCGGCGCCGGACCACGCCCGGGCGGTGTTGCAGCGGCTGCGCGGGTCCGACGAGGTGGGCCGGGAGCCGCTGCTGGACGTGCTGGGCCGGGAGTTGCGCCGGCTGCGCGGGGTGGCGGTGCCGCGTGAGGCGTGGGAGTGGGAGCGTGTCCCGGACCACCTGCGGATGACGTTCCGCGTGGAGGGGCCGAACGGGCGTCGTCTGGGCGAGGGCAAGGACCTGGAGGAGCTGAAGCGGCGGCTGCGGGGTCGGACCCGGGAGGAGATCTCGGCGGCGGCCGCGGCCGGCGGCTTCGAGCGGGAGGGCCTGCGCGAGTGGACCCTGGGCACGCTGCCGCGGACCTTCGAGCAGCGCCGTGGGGCGCACGCCGTGCGGGCGTTCCCGGCCCTGGTCGACGAGGGGGACAGCGTCGCGGTGCGCTCGTTCGCCACCGAGGCGGAGCAGCGGGAGGCGATGTGGCGGGGGACGCGCCGGCTGCTGCTGCTGAACTGCGCCTCGCCGCTGAAGTACGTGCAGGACCGGTTGTCGAACCGGGACAAGCTGGCGCTGGGGCGCAGTCCGCACGGCAGCGTGGCGGCGCTGCTGGACGACTGTGTGAGCGCCGCGGTGGACCGGCTGATGGCGGACGCCGGTGGTCCGGCGTGGGACGCGGAGGGCTTCCGGGCGCTGTACGACCGGGTGCGCGCGGACCTGGCGGACGTGGTGCTGGACACGGTGGTGAAGACGCACCGCATCCTGGCGGCCTGGCACGTGGTGGAGCAGCAGTTGCGCTCGGTGCGGTCGCCGGCGCTGCTGCCGTCGTTGGCGGACGCCCGGGCGCAGGTGGCGGAGCTGGTCTTCCCGGGGTTCGTGACGGCGACGGGCTGGCGGCGGCTGCCGGACGTGCTGCGGTACCTGCGCGGGGTGGAGCGGCGGCTGGTGAAGCTGCCGGAGTCGCCCGGGCGGGACCTGGAGCGCACCCGTGAGGTGGCGCAGGTGCGCGAGGAGTACCAGCGGCTGCTGGAGAGCCTGCCGCCGGCGCGGCGGGAGGAGCCGGAGGTGCGGGAGATCCGCTGGATGATCGAGGAGCTGCGGGTGAGTTTCTTCGCGCAGGGTCTCGGGACGGCGTATCCGGTGTCGGAGAAGCGGATCCGCCGGGCGATGGACCGGTTCGCGCCGTAG